Proteins co-encoded in one Leucobacter exalbidus genomic window:
- a CDS encoding bifunctional glycosyltransferase/CDP-glycerol:glycerophosphate glycerophosphotransferase gives MAIISTHVNKDDSTWAALSPNTSLLIACYGVADYLPEFIASLEAQTVDHLGIELIFVIDGSTDRSEEIVRYWMARSDYPIRLVVKTNGGVASARNVALDYARGRWISAPDPDDFLAPDYLALVAAARAEFPAEQMFVAKIQVKGPDGSDQPHALDFKFPGGRNRVIDLEVEPHAIQTPGGNVFLDTHVIRNAQMRYDERLRQASDSVFLARFLLAVGGRHVVVPEAEYEYRRRADGSSIVSQQQRHITGFDAVFAGPHRELIEEAQSLCDQIPQWLANVLLHLSYIVFQRNVSADSPTYRMSASELQRVTDALTENLRRLGAERIASFQAGFPLPVEVRMAWLAAVGEIQASPVLLRSSDPVTGQQRVSLYTSSLAQPAGLQLMSAAAREVGSKVRRVEFLGQTWAYEHIFVVVGENISFQCDPGFQLLLEGEPHTEHDARIALNQIVDFSSAKPPLSRPERIRRVLRMSPAQIVGAGRQKLQSPAVARVRRGVVNGLAAVTGFQKKSAGAWVFSSPAAGDTNIQALVNRLNLSKPEVNAWEVVHDRSAEVSQNTVFSGSWQHRHLMRHAQVFVSADLAELAEESVWAAKARSWRRVFMNPEVFHGSAYRRVNAVDLDLVTTSHETEADLLTQPGGDYSCLESAVVRSGMPRHDAMIQCADTTVQAQSLIILPMLVAGETHTGASARRWAEVLASSRFRELVEAQGISVFWAPEALQGGATAEVPSWVTVLAPGEATDRSIASARLVLTDYSARVNDATVCSVQAVMYQPDREAVLGASGSTAAQGLDLVTAECGPQAETLDELFNAIESALAVESRATPAGYFARTRSASDTVIEAIEKLLARSTG, from the coding sequence ATGGCAATTATTTCTACGCATGTGAATAAAGACGATAGTACTTGGGCGGCACTCTCCCCGAATACCTCTTTACTCATCGCGTGCTACGGCGTAGCTGATTACCTGCCAGAGTTCATCGCCTCGCTTGAGGCCCAGACCGTCGACCACCTCGGTATCGAATTGATCTTCGTGATTGACGGTTCGACCGATCGGTCCGAAGAGATCGTTCGTTACTGGATGGCGCGCAGCGATTATCCGATCCGTCTCGTTGTGAAGACGAACGGGGGAGTCGCATCTGCGCGCAACGTCGCTCTCGATTATGCCCGGGGGCGATGGATTTCTGCCCCGGATCCGGATGACTTCTTGGCCCCTGACTATCTGGCGTTGGTGGCGGCCGCCCGTGCCGAGTTCCCCGCTGAACAGATGTTCGTGGCGAAGATTCAGGTGAAGGGGCCCGATGGGTCTGACCAGCCGCACGCGCTGGATTTCAAGTTTCCTGGTGGCCGTAACCGCGTCATCGACCTCGAGGTCGAGCCGCACGCCATTCAGACTCCCGGCGGCAACGTGTTCCTTGACACGCATGTGATTCGTAATGCTCAAATGCGTTACGACGAGAGGCTTCGCCAGGCGTCAGACTCAGTGTTTTTGGCCCGCTTTCTGCTGGCCGTAGGTGGTCGTCATGTCGTTGTACCCGAAGCTGAATACGAGTATCGCCGCAGGGCTGATGGCTCGTCGATTGTGTCGCAGCAACAGCGGCACATCACAGGTTTTGACGCGGTTTTTGCCGGGCCGCATCGAGAACTTATTGAGGAAGCTCAGAGCCTGTGCGACCAGATTCCGCAGTGGTTGGCGAACGTGCTGTTGCACCTGAGCTACATCGTGTTCCAGCGCAACGTCTCGGCAGACTCTCCCACGTATCGCATGAGCGCGAGCGAACTCCAGCGAGTAACTGACGCGCTCACCGAAAACTTGCGCCGGCTGGGTGCCGAGCGTATTGCTTCGTTCCAAGCTGGCTTCCCGCTTCCGGTCGAGGTACGCATGGCTTGGCTCGCTGCGGTTGGCGAGATCCAGGCATCGCCCGTGCTCTTGCGATCGAGCGACCCAGTTACCGGGCAGCAGCGGGTCTCGCTATATACATCGTCGCTCGCTCAACCAGCCGGGCTCCAGCTCATGAGCGCTGCAGCTCGTGAGGTCGGCAGCAAGGTTCGCCGTGTCGAGTTCCTGGGGCAGACCTGGGCCTATGAGCACATTTTTGTTGTCGTGGGCGAGAACATCAGCTTTCAATGCGATCCGGGGTTCCAGCTGCTGCTGGAGGGCGAGCCTCACACCGAGCATGACGCGAGAATCGCGCTGAACCAGATTGTCGATTTCTCGTCGGCGAAACCCCCGTTGTCTCGCCCGGAGCGTATTCGTAGGGTCTTGAGGATGTCGCCGGCCCAGATCGTGGGGGCAGGCCGACAGAAGCTACAGTCGCCCGCTGTCGCGCGGGTACGCAGGGGCGTCGTAAACGGGTTGGCCGCTGTGACCGGCTTCCAAAAGAAGTCAGCGGGGGCATGGGTCTTCTCGAGTCCAGCAGCTGGTGACACGAACATTCAGGCGCTGGTTAACCGCCTGAATCTTTCGAAGCCCGAGGTTAACGCCTGGGAGGTCGTGCACGACCGCAGCGCTGAAGTCTCTCAGAACACGGTCTTCAGCGGTTCGTGGCAGCACCGGCACCTGATGCGTCATGCACAAGTGTTTGTGAGCGCTGACCTGGCCGAGCTCGCAGAGGAGTCGGTGTGGGCCGCAAAGGCTCGCAGCTGGCGTCGGGTTTTCATGAACCCTGAAGTGTTTCACGGCTCGGCATACAGACGGGTAAACGCGGTAGACCTCGATCTCGTCACGACATCCCATGAGACAGAGGCCGACTTGCTCACGCAACCCGGGGGAGACTACTCCTGCCTTGAATCAGCCGTAGTCAGGTCAGGAATGCCGCGTCATGACGCGATGATTCAGTGCGCAGATACTACCGTCCAGGCGCAGAGCCTGATTATCTTGCCGATGTTGGTCGCCGGCGAAACACACACAGGTGCGTCGGCGCGCCGCTGGGCTGAGGTGCTTGCTTCCTCACGGTTCCGTGAACTCGTGGAGGCTCAGGGCATCAGTGTGTTCTGGGCGCCCGAGGCGCTACAAGGTGGCGCGACCGCGGAAGTGCCCTCCTGGGTAACTGTGTTGGCCCCCGGCGAAGCAACTGACCGATCGATCGCGAGCGCGCGCCTGGTGCTCACCGACTATTCGGCGCGTGTGAACGACGCGACCGTGTGCTCCGTGCAGGCCGTGATGTATCAGCCAGACCGAGAGGCTGTGCTGGGGGCCAGCGGCAGTACGGCAGCGCAAGGACTCGACCTTGTTACTGCAGAGTGTGGCCCTCAGGCCGAAACGCTCGATGAGCTTTTCAACGCGATCGAATCTGCTTTGGCCGTGGAATCGCGCGCCACACCAGCCGGGTATTTTGCGCGCACTCGATCGGCTTCTGACACTGTCATTGAAGCGATCGAGAAGCTCCTGGCGCGCTCGACCGGCTGA
- a CDS encoding ABC transporter permease: MTQHPALSDPEYSTPGTSRGLISGFQHRYLLSLLLKKGVITRYYGSALGWAWSYIRPLAQFFMYYVVIGILLGVSRGVEYFPVYLFSGIIMVNLFSETFRSATDSIVGNRALIQKVYLPRELFPLANVGGAIIHFAPQAVVLFLISVLNGWHFEWIQPVAFICAVLIVVLFGLGLGLFFGALNVLYRDSKNFVDLILMFATWTSPVLYPFIKVKDRAPEWIYNIYMSNPLTAAVELSHGVFWAPIASGAERPEGIFIYAAIAFGIAIFALIIGQLVFRKLEGKFAQNL, translated from the coding sequence GTGACTCAACACCCTGCACTCAGCGACCCTGAGTATTCGACCCCCGGCACTAGCCGCGGTCTCATCAGCGGATTTCAGCACAGGTATCTCCTCTCGCTCCTCCTCAAGAAGGGCGTGATCACTCGATACTACGGTTCTGCTTTGGGTTGGGCCTGGTCTTACATTCGACCGCTGGCCCAGTTCTTCATGTACTACGTGGTTATCGGTATTCTGCTGGGCGTCAGCCGCGGCGTTGAATATTTTCCGGTTTACCTGTTCTCGGGCATCATCATGGTCAACCTGTTTAGCGAGACCTTCAGGTCAGCGACAGACTCGATCGTGGGCAACCGTGCACTCATTCAGAAGGTGTATCTGCCGAGAGAGCTGTTTCCGCTGGCTAACGTCGGTGGGGCGATCATTCATTTCGCACCCCAGGCAGTAGTGCTCTTCTTGATCTCCGTTCTGAATGGCTGGCATTTCGAGTGGATACAGCCTGTCGCGTTCATTTGCGCAGTGCTCATCGTCGTTCTCTTCGGGCTTGGGCTCGGCCTCTTCTTCGGGGCACTCAACGTTCTATACCGCGACTCAAAGAACTTTGTAGACCTGATTCTGATGTTCGCCACGTGGACGTCACCCGTGCTCTACCCCTTCATTAAGGTAAAGGATCGCGCACCTGAATGGATCTACAACATATACATGTCCAACCCTCTGACGGCGGCCGTCGAGCTATCGCACGGAGTGTTCTGGGCGCCCATCGCTAGCGGGGCAGAACGCCCCGAGGGCATATTCATCTACGCCGCAATTGCGTTTGGCATTGCGATATTCGCGTTGATCATCGGACAACTCGTCTTCAGAAAGTTGGAGGGTAAGTTTGCCCAGAATCTCTAA
- a CDS encoding ATP-binding cassette domain-containing protein: protein MPRISNPHDSTYAAKPTIVLQDVVKSFSLNHTHSFKESFVSLFSRQERATEFRALNGISFEVGEAESVAVMGRNGSGKSTALKIISGVQKPDEGWVRTRGRVGGLLEVGAGFHPDLTGNDNIYLNAAILGMSKEETDERYEDIVNFSGISKDFLESEVKRYSSGMKSRLGFSVAVHTEVDVLLVDEVLSVGDAMFKAKCNEKILEMREQGKTMFVVSHSTGTVRKLCQRGIVLHQGEMIFDGPIDDAIEYVRPPKPNTKKHKAAITNTTSFIVAPKLYATFEDPRRNLGQPTEHPEPIQENGGGVIQRFEYGVIVHSTLTDQAFEIRDGALLRDYIENGGPAGSWGFPEGRARGSYERDGFRSIQMQHGTASWRRDSIISFTPTDNAHA, encoded by the coding sequence TTGCCCAGAATCTCTAACCCTCATGATTCTACGTATGCGGCTAAGCCGACGATCGTTCTGCAGGACGTCGTTAAGTCGTTCTCGCTGAATCACACGCACTCGTTCAAAGAGTCGTTTGTTTCGTTGTTTTCGCGCCAAGAGCGCGCGACTGAGTTTCGTGCCCTCAACGGTATTAGCTTTGAGGTCGGCGAAGCAGAATCGGTAGCGGTGATGGGCCGAAACGGCTCAGGTAAGTCGACCGCGCTGAAGATTATCTCTGGTGTGCAGAAGCCCGATGAAGGTTGGGTACGCACCCGAGGTCGAGTCGGTGGCCTCCTTGAAGTGGGCGCGGGCTTTCACCCTGACCTCACCGGTAATGACAATATCTACCTCAACGCCGCGATCCTCGGAATGTCTAAAGAGGAGACCGATGAGCGCTACGAAGATATCGTCAATTTCTCTGGCATCAGCAAGGACTTTCTCGAGTCCGAGGTGAAGCGCTATAGCTCAGGCATGAAGTCCCGCCTCGGGTTCTCCGTTGCGGTGCACACCGAGGTCGATGTACTGCTCGTCGACGAGGTGCTTTCGGTCGGCGACGCCATGTTTAAAGCCAAGTGCAACGAGAAGATTCTCGAGATGCGCGAGCAGGGCAAGACGATGTTCGTCGTGAGCCACAGCACGGGAACCGTCAGGAAGCTCTGTCAGCGCGGAATCGTGCTCCACCAGGGTGAAATGATCTTTGACGGCCCGATCGACGACGCTATCGAATATGTTCGGCCGCCCAAGCCCAACACAAAGAAGCACAAGGCCGCCATCACTAACACGACGAGCTTCATTGTGGCGCCCAAGCTGTATGCCACGTTTGAGGATCCGCGCCGCAACCTCGGACAGCCGACGGAGCACCCCGAGCCCATCCAGGAAAATGGTGGCGGGGTCATTCAGCGGTTCGAGTACGGTGTCATCGTGCATTCCACGCTCACTGACCAGGCCTTTGAGATTCGTGACGGTGCACTGCTGCGCGATTACATTGAAAATGGCGGCCCTGCAGGGAGCTGGGGCTTCCCCGAGGGCCGGGCCCGTGGCTCATACGAACGCGACGGTTTCCGTTCAATCCAGATGCAGCACGGCACTGCATCTTGGCGCCGCGACAGCATCATCTCGTTCACACCGACTGACAACGCCCACGCTTAA
- a CDS encoding glycosyltransferase family 2 protein, with the protein MSLSLQARPASFVSTVPRKISNRVYRILHGHRFAPELPAKSGEAPTRRNDQGQPEVGSRQYRQLHGRSHRAIYRLGAGLLSTDAVEMLARQGTKGRYDWAGLKEIIQQDRRRLLPADWFLQPTLFAVFLNHLIEFTPESLKLTVAALHQSARHQQIGKVSANPTLWRMSLQAAAIAKDAPLYRALVRVRPPEGTDVGWAAGLDLARPTSWKSSGESASVKNWWAGINTPYVDSNVEPWELEFPDAEPYGRLFELIRTPKVLPLDLPADAPMVTIVVPCYNPAPSLIETIRSACLQTWSNLEVIIVDDASTSGLEFITQAAEQDDRVRIIRQPKNGGAYLARNAGMRAAKGDFVTVLDADDLNHPRRLEVQLKPLLENEQLIGTVSRSLCISPAGYVTDFGSSAIVPNLSTMLIRREAVLTQVGFYDRVRKAGDREFVERIRTVFGEDAVLTMRESLAMIQLTTGSLSRAELRGGADWISGPRLAYRAQLRGWHASLAETAADLLPISDEPSERPFVAPAKLLGLTPSETLSHVFLGDWSPRSESMDAQLECVRGIQPQSTDRMGILRAVNPRFTRSAAGKTSAATRVWDLVENQQLEWVAWEQEATVEHLVVTDPECLIFLPNPQAIKLSIQKITIHVPSTNAANSDSGEPLAFDQTWLSAQCQRSFGVTPEWGTA; encoded by the coding sequence ATGTCACTCTCGCTTCAGGCGCGTCCCGCATCATTCGTTTCGACAGTGCCCCGTAAGATCTCAAACCGCGTGTACCGGATTCTTCACGGGCATCGCTTCGCGCCCGAACTCCCGGCCAAATCTGGGGAGGCCCCGACGCGTCGCAACGATCAGGGACAGCCCGAGGTTGGCAGCAGGCAGTATCGTCAGCTTCACGGCAGGTCACATCGAGCGATTTACCGGCTCGGCGCAGGACTGCTGTCGACCGATGCCGTTGAAATGCTGGCTCGCCAGGGCACCAAGGGTCGGTACGACTGGGCGGGCCTCAAAGAGATCATCCAGCAAGATCGGCGGCGACTTCTGCCTGCCGATTGGTTCCTACAGCCGACGCTTTTTGCGGTCTTCTTGAACCATCTGATTGAATTCACCCCAGAGTCACTCAAGCTCACAGTCGCTGCGCTGCATCAGAGCGCACGGCACCAGCAAATCGGCAAGGTGTCTGCTAACCCGACGCTGTGGCGCATGTCGTTACAGGCTGCTGCTATTGCGAAAGATGCCCCACTCTATCGAGCTCTCGTTCGAGTACGCCCGCCCGAGGGCACAGACGTGGGTTGGGCAGCTGGGCTGGATCTAGCCCGGCCCACATCTTGGAAGTCTTCAGGCGAATCAGCCAGCGTGAAAAACTGGTGGGCGGGCATTAATACGCCATATGTGGACTCGAACGTCGAGCCTTGGGAGCTGGAGTTTCCCGACGCAGAACCATACGGTCGCTTGTTTGAGCTCATTCGTACTCCCAAAGTTCTGCCCCTAGACCTGCCAGCTGATGCGCCAATGGTCACCATCGTTGTTCCTTGCTATAACCCGGCACCATCGCTGATCGAAACGATCCGCTCGGCTTGTCTCCAGACATGGAGCAATCTCGAGGTCATCATCGTTGACGATGCATCGACTTCAGGGCTCGAGTTCATCACGCAAGCGGCTGAGCAGGATGACCGAGTGCGTATCATCCGCCAACCCAAAAATGGCGGGGCTTACCTGGCACGTAACGCTGGAATGCGCGCGGCTAAGGGCGACTTTGTGACAGTACTCGATGCAGATGATCTCAACCATCCTCGCCGACTAGAAGTACAGCTCAAGCCTCTCTTAGAGAATGAGCAGCTTATTGGCACGGTCTCCCGTTCGCTGTGCATTTCGCCTGCGGGCTACGTCACAGATTTCGGCTCCTCGGCCATCGTTCCTAACCTTTCGACGATGCTCATCAGAAGAGAAGCTGTGCTCACTCAGGTGGGATTTTATGACCGCGTGCGCAAAGCTGGCGATCGTGAGTTCGTAGAACGCATTCGCACGGTCTTTGGCGAAGATGCTGTACTTACAATGCGCGAGTCTCTCGCAATGATTCAGCTGACCACAGGTTCGCTGTCTCGTGCTGAACTGCGCGGAGGCGCGGACTGGATTAGCGGCCCTCGCTTGGCCTACCGAGCTCAGCTGCGCGGCTGGCACGCCTCACTTGCAGAAACGGCCGCGGATCTGCTGCCGATCTCAGATGAGCCGTCAGAGCGCCCGTTCGTCGCTCCTGCGAAGCTGCTGGGCTTAACTCCCAGCGAAACGCTCTCTCACGTATTCTTGGGCGATTGGAGCCCCCGCAGCGAGAGCATGGACGCTCAATTAGAGTGCGTTCGCGGTATTCAGCCTCAGAGTACTGATCGCATGGGCATCTTGCGCGCCGTAAACCCCCGCTTTACGCGTTCAGCCGCTGGCAAAACCTCAGCTGCAACCCGGGTATGGGACCTGGTTGAAAACCAGCAGCTCGAATGGGTCGCATGGGAGCAAGAAGCGACCGTCGAGCACTTAGTAGTCACAGATCCCGAGTGCCTAATATTTCTGCCGAACCCTCAGGCAATCAAACTCAGCATTCAGAAGATCACGATTCACGTTCCATCTACGAACGCTGCAAACTCTGATTCAGGTGAACCTCTCGCCTTCGATCAGACTTGGCTGAGCGCTCAGTGCCAGCGGTCCTTTGGGGTCACCCCTGAGTGGGGCACCGCTTAG
- a CDS encoding glycosyltransferase family 2 protein has product MSKVLTTSINRTVDDWDALQPVFSAVFACYKVAAYLPEMLASLDAQTIDPDLCELIFVIDGCPEDSEGVVRQWMDGTRFPVRVISKENGGVASARNAGVSYARGEWITTPDPDDWLAPDYFEQMLVAAQEFADETMFVARIQMKSAGGRNLEHPLDYRNISTTPRLVDLQLTPRDIHTLGGVVFVNRALLVKAGLRFDENIAQASDTHFVARFLLLNGAKYVLVPGAVYEYRQRADSSGLVASQIKQISRHLNTFGYTHSDLISAAKVNGDEIPQWLANVMLYFTFMLFRRDLRGDTITRSYDPEDLKQVREHIRSNLKTIGPSNIAGFNVIDLAPAIRGAWLAACDALDASRPYVLNKDHGANRVRLGIITSSGATQVSVAPISAAAPISQSFREIRILGELWCYELVLLMPGTTQELPSLIVGQSTVQASQRPEDAFVMAHEEADKSYATEQAVAQKVSGLRALYRAGRRLYWQLSGRKAYWVVNYNADHQKKLVALVQSLATASGKRSVHVIASAKQLDKAKTIFEGIRVVPRDSAEHRFSLEHARFNVVVSVNAQTILPFGSEPLPKSGSIVYFDAGAKIDRAVLPSVDLVITESQEERALFTGPRSEYSFTEVEVKLISNVADVPGTVKG; this is encoded by the coding sequence ATGTCTAAGGTTCTGACTACATCGATCAACCGAACTGTCGATGATTGGGACGCACTGCAACCAGTATTCAGTGCGGTCTTCGCCTGCTACAAAGTTGCCGCATACCTACCTGAGATGCTTGCTTCGCTCGACGCGCAAACCATCGACCCGGATCTATGCGAGTTGATCTTTGTTATTGACGGCTGTCCTGAAGACTCTGAAGGAGTGGTCAGGCAGTGGATGGACGGTACCCGTTTTCCCGTGCGAGTGATCTCGAAAGAGAACGGTGGCGTCGCATCGGCGCGAAATGCTGGAGTATCTTACGCGCGCGGAGAATGGATTACGACGCCCGACCCTGACGACTGGTTGGCGCCTGACTATTTTGAGCAGATGCTCGTGGCAGCGCAAGAATTCGCTGACGAGACTATGTTTGTCGCGCGAATCCAAATGAAGTCTGCGGGCGGGCGCAACCTCGAGCACCCGCTGGACTACCGTAATATCTCGACAACCCCGCGGCTGGTTGATCTGCAGCTGACCCCGCGAGATATCCACACCTTGGGCGGTGTTGTCTTCGTTAACCGCGCTCTCCTCGTCAAAGCTGGCCTACGGTTTGATGAAAATATTGCGCAAGCTTCAGACACGCATTTTGTGGCACGCTTCCTTCTGCTGAATGGAGCAAAATACGTACTAGTGCCCGGCGCGGTGTACGAGTACAGGCAGCGGGCAGATAGTTCAGGTCTTGTTGCAAGCCAAATCAAGCAAATATCTCGCCACCTCAACACGTTCGGGTACACCCACTCCGACCTGATCTCGGCGGCAAAGGTCAATGGTGACGAGATTCCACAGTGGCTGGCAAATGTCATGCTCTACTTCACCTTCATGCTCTTTAGGCGAGATCTGCGTGGCGATACGATCACAAGGTCTTATGACCCCGAAGACCTGAAACAGGTCCGCGAACACATCAGAAGTAATCTCAAAACAATCGGCCCTTCCAACATTGCCGGGTTCAATGTCATTGATCTCGCGCCTGCGATTAGGGGAGCCTGGCTGGCTGCATGCGACGCGCTAGACGCCTCCCGCCCATATGTGTTGAACAAAGACCACGGCGCAAACCGTGTGCGGCTCGGCATCATTACTAGCTCTGGTGCTACACAAGTGTCGGTCGCCCCGATAAGTGCTGCTGCACCCATTTCCCAGAGTTTCCGTGAGATTCGCATTCTAGGTGAACTCTGGTGCTACGAACTTGTCCTGCTCATGCCAGGGACGACACAGGAGCTACCGAGCCTCATTGTTGGCCAGTCAACCGTACAAGCTTCGCAACGGCCCGAGGACGCGTTTGTCATGGCCCACGAAGAGGCTGACAAATCGTATGCCACAGAGCAGGCCGTCGCGCAGAAGGTCAGCGGCCTACGGGCCCTGTACCGGGCCGGACGACGGCTGTACTGGCAGCTTTCCGGGCGCAAGGCCTACTGGGTCGTGAATTACAACGCAGACCATCAAAAGAAGTTGGTGGCTCTGGTGCAAAGCCTCGCTACTGCATCAGGAAAGCGTAGTGTGCACGTAATCGCTTCAGCGAAACAGCTCGACAAGGCTAAGACGATCTTCGAGGGCATTCGAGTAGTGCCGAGAGACTCAGCTGAGCACCGCTTTAGCCTGGAACACGCCCGATTCAACGTAGTTGTCTCGGTGAACGCTCAGACGATACTGCCCTTCGGGTCAGAACCTCTGCCGAAATCAGGATCAATCGTTTACTTCGATGCAGGGGCGAAAATCGACCGCGCCGTACTTCCGAGCGTTGATTTGGTGATTACAGAATCACAAGAAGAGCGCGCACTGTTTACCGGGCCGCGCAGCGAGTACTCGTTCACCGAAGTTGAAGTGAAACTGATCTCCAACGTCGCAGACGTTCCTGGAACGGTTAAGGGCTAG